The Citrifermentans bemidjiense Bem genome window below encodes:
- a CDS encoding sensor domain-containing diguanylate cyclase, whose amino-acid sequence MLGMSSDKLLNSLFDGLYCVDLDRRISFWNSAAQRITGYSAEEVLGSNCHDSILRRVEVDGYECEVKCPLAATIADGKVREANVLVHHKHGYRLPVQVRTSPVRNEEGAIVGAVEIFTDNSNSVQILAALEQLKQDVLVDPLTGVGNRRLADMSLESRLHDWQTHRRPFGVLFMDVDHFKSVNDRYGHKTGDEVLRMLGKTISNTFRKVDTVARWGGEEFVAILPAMRLPALASIAERIRSAVAGSFLMEDGQRVGVTLSIGGTIAETGDNAESIISRADAQMYRSKAGGRNLVTLR is encoded by the coding sequence ATGCTAGGGATGTCTTCCGACAAGTTGCTGAACAGCCTTTTCGACGGTCTTTACTGCGTCGATCTGGACCGGCGCATCTCCTTTTGGAACAGTGCCGCTCAGAGGATAACAGGGTACAGCGCCGAGGAAGTGCTCGGCTCCAACTGCCACGACTCCATCCTGCGCCGTGTCGAGGTCGACGGCTACGAATGCGAGGTGAAGTGCCCGCTGGCGGCGACCATTGCAGACGGCAAGGTACGGGAGGCTAACGTGCTGGTGCACCACAAGCACGGCTACCGACTCCCGGTGCAGGTGCGCACCTCTCCGGTGAGAAACGAAGAGGGCGCCATAGTCGGCGCCGTCGAAATATTCACCGACAACTCCAATTCGGTGCAGATCCTCGCGGCGCTGGAGCAACTGAAGCAGGACGTGCTGGTCGATCCGCTCACCGGGGTGGGGAACCGGAGGCTCGCGGACATGTCGCTGGAGTCGAGGCTGCATGACTGGCAGACGCACCGCAGGCCCTTCGGCGTGCTCTTCATGGATGTCGACCATTTTAAAAGCGTCAACGACCGCTACGGGCATAAGACCGGCGACGAGGTGTTGCGCATGTTAGGCAAGACCATATCCAACACGTTCAGGAAAGTGGATACCGTGGCGCGCTGGGGTGGGGAGGAATTCGTGGCCATTCTTCCCGCCATGAGGCTCCCTGCGCTCGCCTCCATAGCTGAACGAATCAGAAGTGCGGTCGCCGGCTCCTTCCTGATGGAGGACGGCCAAAGGGTCGGCGTCACCCTCTCCATCGGCGGGACCATAGCCGAGACGGGGGATAACGCCGAAAGCATCATCAGCAGGGCGGACGCGCAGATGTATCGGAGCAAGGCTGGCGGCCGGAACCTGGTCACCCTGCGCTAG